The genomic window AAGCAAACTACAATTTCACCTTGCAGTACGAGCCCAACCTCCGCAAGCGCACTCTGGAAATAGCTCAGCAGTGGGGTGAAGCCTGCCAGGACATGGTCATCCGACGCAACGACGCAAGCTTTGCACCTTATTTCATTGAACGCGTCAACGGAATGAACAAGGAACTTCAGGAAAAGGGTTCTCTTGCGGTCATCAAGATTGATTCCTCCGCCTCCCCCACCATTTACCTCGACATTGCAAAAGCAGTCCGCGGAGCCTACTACCTGAACGGAGTCAAGCTGTTCCACACACGCATCGGCTCTGGCTCTGCAGACAAGAGTAATCTTCGCATCGCCTTTACAAAGGACGGTGTTCTTGCCGGTGGCGAAACCGCTGTTACAAAAATCGACGGAACATCCCTGCAATACAAAGGTGTTGTCAAGTTCGATAAGACTGCAGAAAAAGTGAACGGTCGTTTGTTCTGGGAAAACAACGCCCACACCGAAGGTCTGGATTTTGGACCTGAATACGACGAAGATTCCCTGGCCGTAGCCCAGCAGCAAGAATCCATTGCAGCTTGCGAGAATGCAGAAAAAGAACTTGCAGAAAAGACCGAAGCCGCGGAACAACGCAAAGGCATCCAGTCTTCTTTCTGGGCAGCATTCTCCGGAAGCCTGGTTTCCTACACCGACGAATCCGTATGCTCGTACATCGGCATTCTATCCAAGGATTGCCAAAAGCGCGACGACAGCTATCTGTTCAAGACCCTTGATTTGGCGGCAGCCGCACGCCTTCGCGTGAACTTCAGCCACTGGGCAGAATCCTTTGTTACCATCGGTGTCGGCGGCATGGTCAGTACCGCCATCTATGATGGCGAAATCAGAAAAACTTACGTAGCTCCGCTGGCACAACTGGAAATCGGTTACAAGAATTTCGGTGTGCGTGAAACAGCAATTTTCCCCATTCCCGAAGATAATGAAGCCACCTGGACTCAATTCAGGACTGGCGGATTCTATGGAATCGGATTACTCAACATTGAACTTGGTTATACAATCATCATGAACGCCGGCTCCGGTTTCTACGGCAGCCTCGGCGTCACATTCTAGGAGAGAGAAGAATGAACAAATCTTACGTTACAATCGCATTGGCAGCAGCAGCACTCGCAGCCTGCACCGCACAAAGCACTAGCCAGTCTGACGAAGAAATCAGAGAAAACAGCTCCAATTTTGCAAAGATTGACGTCGTCGCCGGCACCTTGGAAGACGCTCGCGACGGCAAATCCTACAAGACCGTCAAGATCAACGATCAGGTTTGGATGGCTGAAAATCTCAATTTTAAAATTGAGGGCTCCGTATGCCCCGGTGGCGCAGACGAAAACTGCGCAACCTTAGGACGTTTCTACACCTGGGAAGACGCACAAACCGCATGCCCCGAAGGCTGGCACCTGCCTGCCGACGCAGAATGGGACACCCTCATTGAAGCTACCGGCGACGTAAATAACGCAGCAAAGGCTCTGCGCGCAAAGACCACCTGGAAGGAAAGCGATGTTGGTGTAGACCAGTACGGTTTCGCAATCCTGCCCACCGGTTTCAAGAGCGCCACATCCAGCGACTGCTCCCCAATGTTTGACGCCTCCTTCTGGGCTCTCGAAGAATACTCTTCTACCAGCGGCTGGGGCCGATTCGTCGATGGCGACTACAGCGTAAAGCGTAGAAACTTCGATAAAAAGAGCGCACGTTCTGTTCGCTGCATCCAAGACTAAAGTTCAAGCATCTAAATCCTCGAAATTTACAAGAAAGTGTGGCGGCCGCCGCGCTTTCTAGTGAACATATTTTCACTAACAAGGGTTAGGCGTCCGTAACTCGTTGAGTATCAACGATTTACGGGGTGTTTTAGGATCTTCTTAAATCGCCCCAGGCCTTATAAATTCTATAATTTGGGCTAAGTTGAAAAAACTCACTTCAACATTTGCAGGAACAACCTTTATCGTAATGGTTGTGGTAGGCGCCATTGCCCTTGGCGTCTGGTTTTGTCGTGAGTTCATCGAAAGATTTTTAGCCACTCCACACACTGTCGCAGGGGTTACAATTTCTCCCTACGGCCATAAAATGGACGGCCTCCTCACCCACTCTTTTGACTCTGTCAAAGTGGAAATGGACGGCACCACCATCCGAGTCACAAAGCCGGTCCTTGACGTCACCATATTAGGCGAATCCAAGGGTGTCGCTTTAAACCTGGATTCCGTCGACGCATATATCCAATTGCCCAAGGAAGATCCCAAGAGCAAGAAGGGCGATGACAAGAAAACTTCTCAAGGAGAAGCAGCCACGCCGGCAGTTCCTGAAGACTTGAAGATTCCTGTTCCCGTAAAGATCGGCGTTAACCAGGCCAACATTCAGCTTTCCAACAATATGAAGTGGAATGTTTCCCAGTTGGAAATCAAGAGCCATGGAAAAACTGCGGCGGGAGTTTCTATCGAGCAAGTCAGCGGAGATTACATTTCCAGCCCTGCTTCAGTAAAGCTTGAAGCCGACTTCGGAAGTGACAAGTTGAAAGCCAAGGCCGACATCAAGACAGCCAAGGATTCTGTGGCTGTCCAAGTGGATGCCCCCAAGAACAACCTCACCAAGTTCAGCACCAACACGAACGTAACCGTAAGCGATCCTGAAAAGTGGATTCCCTTCAAGCTACCCGAAGGAATTCCGGGCATCGGCAAATTGGACGTCTCTGTAAAAGCGGACCTGGACACAAAGAAAGAAACTGCAAAGTACAACGCGACCATCAAGACCCACATCGGTGAGTTCTGGCCCCTCGAAGCGGAAGACGTTGTCATCAAGCTGAAGGGCGATCAAAACAACATCAACACAGACATTTCCATGAGCAACGGCGAAGGTGGATCAATCCACTTTAGCGGCAACTTCGATAAGAATTTAGACGGAACATTCGAAGCGCAAATCGAGCACATGAGCGCCAAGTTCGGCCCGCAGATAATGCCTCTTGATGTGGAAATCACTTCCGCAGAAAAGAAGGGAAACTTCATCGATGCAAAACTTGAAACACGACAAGGTTCCCGCATAGATGCTCACTTGGATTTCACCGATTCGTTGATGATCACCTTTGTAGGCGACATTGCAACGTACGAACCTTGGGCCCTAGACTGGACTCATGGAAACGTTGTTCTAAACAAGCCTAAGATGTACGGATCCTTCGACATGCACAAACTAAGGGTCCTTGGCAAATTCGACACCATTCCCTACGCGTACCACATGACTGCAGACTCTGCACAAGTTATGTTGGAACTGGACCCAAAGGGAATTGTATTCACCAACTGCATCCTCTACACTCCGAAGGAAGTATTTGATTTTGACGGCGATGTTATGTGGGGAACAGAAGATCCCCATACATCCTGGAACGTGACCCAGCGCCACGGCGGCAAGGCAAGCGTCTACATCGGGCTGGACGACACGCTGTTCCTCGACGCCAAGGCAAACCACGCCGTCATCGGAACCATACCGTTTGCAGACATCAAGCTAAGCGAAAAGATTAACGGAAACATTACAGGCCACTGGCACCAGGACTTCGACAACAATATCGGCAAGGCAGAGCTTTCCGCAGAAGGCGAGCTAGACGCATTCAAGGTTGCAGGCGACATCGTTGTCCGACAGAATGGTGATACAATCTTTATTGACGACGCCATCGCTACCCAGAGCAAGAACTCCGTACAAGGTAGCGCCGCCATCGTCTTGCCCAACGATTCCAACCCCAACTTCAAACCTACCAGCTTCTTGCCCATACAAGTTCTCCACGCCTGGGTTTCCTCCAAGGAATTCAGTATTCCTCTTCTCCTAGAGCCACTGAACGACAGCACCTTGGCTTCAGGCCTCATTACCGGCGAACTAGCCTACAACGAAGGCGAAGGTCTTATTGGCAACCTAGACTTCAAGGACATCGCCTTCACCAACATTTCCAAGAGTTTCTTCAACATCAAGAAGATGAGCGCCTTTGCTGAAGGCGACAAGGTGGAATTGAATTCCTATCTGGACATCGGTAACGGCGGTTGGGCTGGTAACACACAAATTATTCTGGACCATATCTTCAGCGACAAGCACCATCTCAGTTTCTCGCACGGTAGTGACAACGGAGGAACACTTTGGGCAGAAGGATACTTTGATAACAGCCTGATGTTCAACGGAACTGTGGATGCCAATGGATCATGGTATATTCCGAAGACCATTAGCGAAATTCAGAACACCGACCTGCACATTGACATCGCCGCAGACCTGACAAAGGGACTCAAAGGAATCGTCGCAGACATCCGTTCCGATTCTACAAAGTATCAGCCACCTAAGATGGATTTGAAAATCCCGTTCCACCTCCGTGGACATCTTGAGGACGGTTTGGTAAACATTAGCGAAGCTGGCACCATCAACGAAAAGGGTGAAGCCATCAACGCAACAATTCGTTTCAACCTAGACAGCATGAAGCTGGAAGCCGTCGACGTTGTTTCCGAGCAATACTCCATTGACCTTGGCAACAGTTCATTGACTCTTCAAGGAATCAAGGGACACCTTGAAGATCGAGAAAATGATCTTTTCGTCTCCGCAAACATTCCTCGCATTTCTTTCCAGATGAACGACAATTTGTATGGCAGAGCAGAAGCCCTCGCCCACGGAGACGTGGGTTTCAGCATACCCCATAGCGAAGAAGGCGTTATCATCAACAACACTATTACAGGCAGAATCCTTATCGACAAACTTGTCTACTACAACGACTTCAGCATTGAAGTTACGCCGACTTCTTTAGACAAATACCTCACGACATTCAACAATTACATTACAAAGCTCCGTAAGAAGGAAGTCCAGGAAGAAAAGCTTTCTACTGCAAGCCCCATCAACCTTGCTGTTCATATTAGCGATACACAGAACGATTCCATCGCCATCGTCACTCCTGTTGCAACGTTCCCCCTCACCATTGATATTTGGGCTCTTGGTAACACTACAAGACCGTTGCTCCGCGGCGACGTCGCCAACACGAACTCAGGTTTCATTGGCATCAAGGACATCTACGAATTTACACTGAACTCCTTCCAAGTTTCATGGAATGACGTACCTTGGCAACACGGTGTCATCGACGTGAACAGCAGCCAGGACCTTCCCTACTGTACTGAAACCACTGAAAACGAAAAAGAAACTTGCCCCATCAATCTTGATGTTCAAGGAACCATCACCAACCCGCAGCTTATACCGTCTTCAAACTGCGGTATGGAATCTTCCGCAGCCATCTACTACAACATCTTCCTCGGATGTATTGCAGACGACAGCGGCGAATCCACCGACTGGAACGAACTGGCAGGTAAAGCTATCGGCAAGGTGATTTCTACCACGGCAAACAAGACTCTTGGCGGAGACTACATTGGCGATATCGAAATGAAGGTGATGCTGTTCGAAAACACCTCCATGAACGACAAGGACTCCAGTTTCTTCAAGGTGCCTATTTCCCTGGATCGTTGGGTGAAGAACCTCAGTTTGGTCTTTGGTTACACTCAGGACCAAAGCGAAAACCCCACTTACGACCAGGCTCTGCAATTCGGCGTCAACTACACATTGCCTTTCTTCCAGGAAGAAGAGTTCTCTCACAAGAACCACATTTCTCCCACATTGTCCTTGAACGCATTGCTTATTTCTAAACAGTATTTAACCAATACAGGTACCGAAGGTAACGGTAACCGAGTAGAAAAGAATGTCGGTATTAACTACGTTTACCGTTACTGGAATCCTTGCTTGCTTGGACTTGGTAAATGCGAAGACGCAGAAGAATCCGAAAAGTCATCAGAACAACCCAAAACTACGGAGGATAAAAAATGAAACGACTCCTAGTTTTGTTGTTCGTACTGGCCGCATTCTTGTTCGCTGACGAAGCCAAGCATCCTTGGCGTATTGAAATCAACGGCAATAAGGCGTTCTCTAATTTCCAGTTGGAAGAGCAATTGGATGTTCCTGATGGTTTCGGCCAGATGGACACCACCAAGCAGGATTTCTTGATGCGCCTCTCCATGGAAAACATCAAGGCTCTGTACTACTCTCGCGGCTACTACAGTCTTGACATTGTTCTTGATATTAAGCGCGAATACGTAGGTCAAGACACCATCCGCACGAACTACGTCTTTGACATCCGCGACGGCAAGCGTTATCGCTTTAGCGGCGTAAAACTGAATATGCCCGAAAACAGCAAGGTTGACATTGAAAATTCAGACCTTAACGTTTCCAAGAAGAGATTCTACAATCACGAGGACATTTCCGAAGACTTGCAGGCAGTGCAGCAGGCTTTCCGCAAGGAAGGATTCCTCCATGCCTACGTTTCCTCTGTAGAAAAGATTGACACCACCAAGAAAAAAATCTTCGTTGAAATCAATGTAAATCCCGGAGCCAAGGTGATGATGGGAAACATGGTCAGCCTGACCACGCGAACCCCCAGCAGCAACCTGACCGCGGAACAAAACAACGAAGCAGGATTGACCGACACAGCATGGCTTTCTTCTCTCTGGAAAATTCCTAAGGGAGAAACCATCGATGGTGACCAGTACAATTCATTCAAGTCTAAGCTTTTCTCGACACAGCTGTTTACTCAAATCAAGCTAACGGATTCCCTTCGCGAAGACGGTCTTTCCGACGTCCACATGATGGTGAGAGAAAGAATTCCTGGCGAACTGCGCTACGGATTCTTCTTTGAAGAAATCTACGGCTTCGGCGCACAAGCAAGCGTCAAGCACAAGAACTTCGGTGGAAAGTTCAACGAATACTACGGCAACTTCATGCTGGCTCAGCACAAGCAGGAAATGTCCATCGGTTACGCAAACCCCTTGCTCTTCGGCACATCATTCAGTTTCATTCCTACAGCAATCCGCTTCGAAGACCGTCTTACATTAAACCACGAAAAGATTACTCCCCCCGCCTACCCAGACAGCGTTGAAGAACGATACGAAATCATTAACCGTGCCGACTTAACATTCGGACTTTCCAAGCACATTCGTTTCCGCGGAACACTCGATACCCGTTACGTGAACAAAATCATCGACAAGATGTTCAAACTGAAGAGCGAAATTGCATTAACATTCGACTACACCAACGATTACTTCAACCCCACCAAGGGTATCCGACTCGCCCCCACATTCGGTGCAGGCACCAACTGGGATGGAAACAACAGGAAAGAACTCGCCATGCTAGGCGACCCTTACACCTATGGCGAAGCAACCACAAACTTATACTTCCCACTTTTCTCGACCTTCAACGGAGCGGTTAGCGGTAGCGCTGGTAGATTCTTCGCTAAAGCAAGTGACGACGACGCACGAGTATTCTATCAAGGCGGTTCAAGATCTGTGAGAGGTTACCGTTTCCGCAGTATCTACGCCAGTTATACATCAACAGACGAAGACGGCGAAGAAGTCATCAACACCGGCCTTACCCCCACATACGTGCGATTCAATCAGGAAATTCGTTGGAGCCTTCCGTGGAAACCTGTTCAGCAATGGCAGATCGTCCAATTCTATGACTGGACAAAAATCATGGATGAAGACCCGACATACAAGACAGCAACAGGCGAAAGCTTTGGCTTAGGCATTCGTTATCGTTGGCAGTTCCTGACGTTCCGTCTGGACTATGCTTTCAAGAAGAATTTGACCGACTGGAGCCCTGAAGGATTCTCCTGGAACCGATTCGCGTTCGACCTTTCCCAGACCTTCTAAAGTCTAGGATTTTCAAAACTAGGTATTGCGAACCATTTTCTGATAAAGTTCAGACAAGCCACTCTTTGCAATATCAATAGAGCTAAGCGGAAGCCCTGCAGCAACCAAGGCAGATTTCACTTTTTCTACAGAGACCGAACCATCAAATTTCAAATTCATGGCGCCAGCTGCGCCTTCGTCAGAAAAAGAGGGATGGACGGAACCCGAACTCAAAACTTTGCCATCATTGATAATGGCATAATCCGTAGCCTCAGCTTCCATTTCAGCAAGAATGTGAGAGCAGACAATCGCTGTTCCGCCGTCTTCCTTACGCCAATCAGAAATCATGGACCAGACAACTTCTCGAGAAAGAGGATCCAGGTTAGCCACCGGTTCATCCAAAATCAAAAGCTTCGGATTGGGAAGCATGGCGCGAAGAACCTGAACTTTCTGGCGGTTACCCAAAGAAAGGGAGGAAATTTTCACAGACAAAGAAGGCAACTCCAACTTTTTAGCCAAAGCCTCCATTCTTTCGTGAATCATTTTCTGCTTACTAGAACCGGATTCACCAAAGCCATAAAAGCCTGCGAAATAGTCCAGATATTCCGCCACAGAAAGTTTCGGGTAAATACCCGGATTTTCCAAAAGGACTCCGTATTTTTCCGGATTTAGAAAACCATTCTTGGCCGCATAGGATTCTGCAATTTCAAGCTTACCCGTAAAGCCACAGAAACGGCCACAAAGCAGACGAAGCAATGTCGTTTTGCCAGCGCCATTGGGGCCAAGCAACGCAAAAAAGCTTCCCTGAGGAATTTCAAGGGACATATCCGAAAGAGCCCACTTGCTGGACCCCGGATAGCGATAGGAAACCTTGTCTAGCTTGATTACGTTCATATCTCCGAATATAGAAATTGCACTGATGGATTTCAGCATAAGCAATGTAGCGAAAGCAACATCGCTCCGACAAGATGATTTTGCAAAAAAAGCCCCGGATGAAAATCCGGCGCTTTTTAATTTCGTAGAAACGAACTCACGATTACTGGCGCACTTCGTGCGCTGTAATCTGCGGCTCGGTCATAGA from Fibrobacter sp. includes these protein-coding regions:
- a CDS encoding fibrobacter succinogenes major paralogous domain-containing protein, with the translated sequence MNKSYVTIALAAAALAACTAQSTSQSDEEIRENSSNFAKIDVVAGTLEDARDGKSYKTVKINDQVWMAENLNFKIEGSVCPGGADENCATLGRFYTWEDAQTACPEGWHLPADAEWDTLIEATGDVNNAAKALRAKTTWKESDVGVDQYGFAILPTGFKSATSSDCSPMFDASFWALEEYSSTSGWGRFVDGDYSVKRRNFDKKSARSVRCIQD
- a CDS encoding BamA/TamA family outer membrane protein, with product MKRLLVLLFVLAAFLFADEAKHPWRIEINGNKAFSNFQLEEQLDVPDGFGQMDTTKQDFLMRLSMENIKALYYSRGYYSLDIVLDIKREYVGQDTIRTNYVFDIRDGKRYRFSGVKLNMPENSKVDIENSDLNVSKKRFYNHEDISEDLQAVQQAFRKEGFLHAYVSSVEKIDTTKKKIFVEINVNPGAKVMMGNMVSLTTRTPSSNLTAEQNNEAGLTDTAWLSSLWKIPKGETIDGDQYNSFKSKLFSTQLFTQIKLTDSLREDGLSDVHMMVRERIPGELRYGFFFEEIYGFGAQASVKHKNFGGKFNEYYGNFMLAQHKQEMSIGYANPLLFGTSFSFIPTAIRFEDRLTLNHEKITPPAYPDSVEERYEIINRADLTFGLSKHIRFRGTLDTRYVNKIIDKMFKLKSEIALTFDYTNDYFNPTKGIRLAPTFGAGTNWDGNNRKELAMLGDPYTYGEATTNLYFPLFSTFNGAVSGSAGRFFAKASDDDARVFYQGGSRSVRGYRFRSIYASYTSTDEDGEEVINTGLTPTYVRFNQEIRWSLPWKPVQQWQIVQFYDWTKIMDEDPTYKTATGESFGLGIRYRWQFLTFRLDYAFKKNLTDWSPEGFSWNRFAFDLSQTF
- a CDS encoding ABC transporter ATP-binding protein; the encoded protein is MNVIKLDKVSYRYPGSSKWALSDMSLEIPQGSFFALLGPNGAGKTTLLRLLCGRFCGFTGKLEIAESYAAKNGFLNPEKYGVLLENPGIYPKLSVAEYLDYFAGFYGFGESGSSKQKMIHERMEALAKKLELPSLSVKISSLSLGNRQKVQVLRAMLPNPKLLILDEPVANLDPLSREVVWSMISDWRKEDGGTAIVCSHILAEMEAEATDYAIINDGKVLSSGSVHPSFSDEGAAGAMNLKFDGSVSVEKVKSALVAAGLPLSSIDIAKSGLSELYQKMVRNT